A genomic segment from Candidatus Obscuribacterales bacterium encodes:
- a CDS encoding transposase family protein, producing MNQALGDEQQLPEREPASLETLLSRCPSLEFIIDGTERRINRPKDKAERKTYYSGKRKVHTVKNLVMSERGGKVRYLSDTYEGKKHDKAMADEGDLQFPDGSTLWQDTGFQGLAPEGVSIQQPKKKPRNGSLTPIETMNNQGISSLRIEVEHHIGGIKRCQILVQPFRNWVDHYVDDVIETGCSLHNFRLTHRAKQRNSRREAA from the coding sequence TTGAACCAAGCCTTAGGGGATGAACAGCAACTCCCGGAACGCGAACCAGCGAGCCTGGAAACCCTTCTCAGCCGTTGTCCAAGCTTAGAGTTCATCATCGACGGTACCGAGCGTCGGATCAATCGCCCCAAGGATAAAGCTGAGCGCAAAACCTACTACAGCGGCAAGCGCAAGGTGCATACGGTCAAGAACCTGGTCATGTCTGAGCGTGGGGGCAAGGTGCGCTACTTGAGTGACACCTACGAAGGCAAGAAACATGACAAGGCGATGGCCGATGAAGGAGACTTACAGTTTCCTGATGGTAGTACGCTATGGCAGGATACGGGGTTTCAAGGGTTAGCCCCAGAGGGGGTGAGCATTCAGCAACCGAAGAAGAAACCCCGCAACGGTTCTCTCACGCCGATTGAGACGATGAACAACCAAGGTATTTCCAGCCTTCGCATCGAAGTAGAACACCATATTGGTGGGATCAAGCGGTGTCAAATTCTGGTGCAACCGTTTCGTAATTGGGTTGACCATTACGTGGATGACGTCATAGAAACTGGCTGCAGTTTACACAATTTCCGCCTGACCCATCGAGCAAAGCAACGGAATTCTCGGAGAGAAGCCGCTTAA